The Sulfurirhabdus autotrophica genome includes a region encoding these proteins:
- the thiE gene encoding thiamine phosphate synthase, with the protein MPKIKGLYAITPDWTDTEKLLHATRSLLEGGASAIQYRNKSDDVALQHAQASELIQLCHSFKVPLIINDNLRLADLTDADGLHLGAEDASIREARFILGPDKIIGISCYDRLDRAKEAEQQGAGYVAFGSFFASPTKPNAVNAPLFLLEEAKRVLHIPVVAIGGITLDNANLLVKAGADAVAVISALYESNDLHASAANFTSLFHRPDQIQ; encoded by the coding sequence ATGCCAAAGATTAAAGGGCTGTATGCCATTACACCTGATTGGACGGATACTGAAAAATTGCTTCATGCTACCCGTAGTCTTCTAGAAGGCGGAGCAAGCGCTATTCAATACCGCAATAAAAGCGATGATGTTGCATTACAGCACGCTCAAGCCAGCGAACTGATTCAGCTATGCCACTCATTCAAAGTGCCGTTGATCATTAATGATAACCTCCGACTGGCGGACCTGACCGATGCGGATGGTCTGCACTTAGGGGCGGAAGATGCTTCGATTCGGGAAGCCCGGTTTATATTGGGCCCGGATAAAATCATTGGTATATCTTGTTACGATAGACTGGATCGTGCCAAAGAAGCTGAGCAACAAGGTGCTGGTTATGTTGCTTTCGGGAGCTTTTTTGCTTCCCCAACCAAACCCAATGCCGTTAATGCGCCCTTGTTTTTACTTGAGGAAGCTAAGCGCGTTTTGCATATCCCAGTTGTCGCCATTGGCGGTATCACCCTGGATAACGCAAATCTTTTAGTTAAAGCTGGCGCAGATGCCGTAGCAGTTATTTCTGCTCTGTATGAGAGCAATGACTTGCATGCTTCGGCGGCAAATTTTACCAGTTTGTTCCATCGACCTGACCAAATTCAGTAA
- the hemL gene encoding glutamate-1-semialdehyde 2,1-aminomutase: MTSRNQQLFEQSIKHIPGGVNSPVRAFKSVGGNPLFFKRGKGAYVWDADDKAYIDYVGSWGPLILGHAHPKVINAVKESAERGLSFGAPTETELEMADLLCELVPSMEQVRLVSSGTEATMSAIRLARGFTGRSKIIKFEGCYHGHADSLLVKAGSGALTFGQPSSAGIPPEVAAHTLVLDYNNTEQLADTFKQIGNEIAAVIIEPVAGNMNLVAPKLEFLKSLRELCTQHGTVLIFDEVMTGFRVGPQCAQGLYGIKPDLTTLGKIIGGGMPVGAFGGRRDIMQCIAPVGPVYQAGTLSGNPVAVAAGLETLRLVQAPGFYDQLAASTLTLIEGLKLAAKASGVVFSAQAIGGMFGLYFSETPPQSFDEVMKCDKDKFNAFFHAMLDEGVYFAPSAFEAGFVSAAHGAEEINKTIESAKKAFSLLK, translated from the coding sequence ATGACCTCACGAAACCAGCAACTTTTTGAGCAATCCATTAAACATATTCCTGGCGGTGTTAACTCACCTGTACGCGCTTTTAAATCAGTCGGCGGTAACCCCCTCTTTTTTAAACGTGGGAAAGGGGCCTATGTCTGGGATGCTGACGACAAGGCTTATATAGATTACGTAGGATCATGGGGGCCACTGATCCTGGGCCATGCACATCCCAAAGTCATTAATGCGGTCAAAGAAAGTGCTGAACGTGGGTTAAGCTTTGGCGCACCAACTGAAACAGAGCTAGAAATGGCTGATTTATTGTGTGAACTGGTTCCCAGTATGGAACAAGTACGTTTAGTCAGTTCAGGCACCGAGGCAACCATGAGCGCCATTCGTCTGGCACGTGGCTTTACAGGTCGCAGCAAAATTATAAAATTTGAAGGTTGCTATCACGGTCATGCGGATTCCCTGCTGGTAAAAGCGGGATCTGGTGCACTTACATTTGGCCAGCCAAGTTCTGCTGGAATTCCACCTGAAGTTGCCGCTCACACTTTAGTCTTGGATTACAACAATACTGAGCAACTTGCCGATACATTCAAGCAAATCGGCAATGAAATTGCCGCGGTCATTATCGAACCCGTTGCGGGCAATATGAATCTGGTCGCCCCCAAACTTGAGTTTCTTAAATCATTACGCGAACTATGCACACAACACGGAACGGTGTTGATCTTTGATGAAGTCATGACTGGATTTCGCGTCGGCCCTCAGTGCGCACAGGGGCTGTATGGCATTAAGCCGGACTTGACTACGTTAGGAAAAATCATTGGTGGCGGCATGCCTGTTGGCGCATTTGGTGGCAGGCGCGACATAATGCAATGTATCGCCCCTGTCGGCCCGGTATATCAGGCCGGGACATTATCAGGCAACCCAGTAGCTGTAGCTGCCGGACTGGAAACACTTCGCCTGGTTCAAGCACCGGGTTTTTATGACCAACTGGCTGCCAGCACACTCACCCTGATTGAAGGTTTAAAATTAGCCGCCAAGGCATCCGGGGTTGTTTTTTCAGCCCAGGCGATCGGCGGGATGTTTGGCTTGTATTTCAGTGAAACACCGCCCCAGAGTTTTGATGAAGTGATGAAATGTGACAAGGACAAATTCAATGCCTTCTTTCATGCCATGCTGGATGAAGGCGTCTACTTTGCCCCTTCCGCATTTGAGGCCGGGTTTGTTTCAGCTGCCCATGGTGCTGAAGAAATCAATAAAACTATCGAGTCTGCCAAGAAAGCATTCTCACTTTTGAAATAG
- a CDS encoding sulfur reduction protein DsrS — protein sequence MSTEITSEDALCLNVLLASNVQAIRIDESTMTVHALTDRGEATVALHPDCRHDQYLRLVRETLSEHALDSPGGYPVYLRRWSRMGQLRDETLPQLLLTGEPEAVIAVVYAAGLTDEIARRAWWIMPTAEIARRMLEKPAVAEGQMGKVLADFLVEHLPFEEDHYAIIETIRFLLHTGLVDDTTRERLWKKGRYKNAYYVGFLEQSPDRLPGLIPARSDIDSINVRLEQLVANGNTVALQINRIFSNQGQTFLSTCEEVLRHPATQDVVNILLNALGNYFRSGLSITLTDTGNDINICIQKAEQVCEAAVTESSCPEVQIRELLTALPQLQPEVRAMLVLSTVSSGMAEPIFARTTAIGTLMRTKLEPVTFPLFEQIAILRGKSA from the coding sequence ATGTCTACGGAAATCACCAGCGAAGATGCGCTATGCCTGAATGTGCTGCTGGCCTCCAATGTGCAGGCCATCCGCATAGATGAATCTACCATGACCGTACACGCGCTGACCGATCGAGGGGAAGCAACCGTTGCGCTCCACCCGGATTGCCGCCATGACCAGTATTTGAGACTGGTCCGGGAAACATTATCAGAACACGCGCTAGATTCACCTGGCGGGTACCCCGTATACCTGCGCCGCTGGTCCAGAATGGGTCAACTGCGTGACGAAACCCTGCCGCAACTTCTGTTGACCGGCGAACCAGAGGCGGTCATTGCAGTCGTCTATGCTGCCGGTTTGACGGATGAAATAGCCCGCCGGGCCTGGTGGATTATGCCTACAGCTGAAATTGCAAGACGCATGCTGGAAAAACCCGCCGTTGCCGAAGGCCAGATGGGCAAAGTGTTAGCCGATTTTCTGGTTGAGCATTTGCCATTTGAAGAAGACCATTACGCCATAATCGAAACGATTCGATTTCTGCTCCACACTGGGCTAGTTGACGATACAACCCGTGAAAGATTATGGAAAAAAGGCCGCTATAAAAATGCCTATTATGTGGGATTTCTGGAACAGTCTCCGGACAGACTACCTGGCCTGATACCAGCGCGAAGCGATATCGACTCAATCAATGTAAGGCTGGAGCAATTGGTTGCTAACGGGAACACCGTAGCACTGCAAATCAACCGGATATTTTCCAACCAAGGCCAGACGTTCCTAAGCACATGTGAAGAGGTATTACGCCATCCAGCAACTCAGGACGTCGTGAATATTCTGCTCAATGCTTTAGGTAACTATTTCCGTTCAGGCTTATCAATTACCCTTACTGATACCGGAAATGACATCAATATCTGCATCCAGAAGGCAGAACAAGTATGTGAGGCGGCAGTTACTGAATCAAGCTGCCCAGAAGTACAGATTCGGGAACTTTTAACTGCTTTACCGCAATTACAGCCAGAAGTTCGCGCCATGTTGGTGCTATCCACAGTCAGCTCTGGAATGGCCGAACCCATTTTTGCCCGTACCACTGCCATTGGCACTTTAATGCGCACTAAACTGGAGCCGGTGACATTCCCTTTGTTCGAGCAAATTGCCATATTACGCGGCAAATCGGCTTAA
- the ccsB gene encoding c-type cytochrome biogenesis protein CcsB, with protein MELAQEYSEQRNWLKQISWFDWLYAAFLVAGSVYAYRLYGSYMDGYEQGILVLIAGMLLGLGWYWKPVRTLMIVVTGVSLFSISLYQGQLPRAEQVFWLKFLISSQSAIMWMSALFVLATVTYWIGLIARSEFTYKVASSLTWSAVTMGLVGLMVRWYESYLISPDVGHIPISNLYEVFILFSIITSLLYLFYEKYYQNRQMGAFVLLVISAAVGFLLWYTFGRQAYEIQPLVPALQSYWMKLHVPANFIGYGSFALAAMIGVAYIFVSKGMLVSRLPSLDVLDDVMYKAITIGFAFFTIATVLGAMWAAEAWGGYWSWDPKETWALIVWLNYAAWLHIRLVKGLRGPMLAWWAIVGLLVTAFAFLGVNMFLSGLHSYGTL; from the coding sequence ATGGAATTGGCACAAGAATATTCAGAACAGCGTAACTGGCTCAAACAAATCTCCTGGTTTGATTGGCTGTATGCCGCATTTTTAGTAGCTGGCAGCGTATACGCTTATCGACTCTATGGCAGTTACATGGATGGTTATGAGCAAGGTATTCTGGTGCTGATTGCTGGGATGTTATTGGGTCTGGGGTGGTATTGGAAACCGGTGCGCACCTTGATGATTGTGGTGACAGGGGTGAGTTTGTTCAGTATCAGCCTGTATCAAGGGCAGCTACCCAGAGCAGAACAGGTATTCTGGTTGAAATTCCTGATATCCAGTCAGTCCGCGATTATGTGGATGAGTGCTTTGTTTGTGCTGGCGACGGTAACTTACTGGATTGGCCTTATTGCCCGTTCTGAGTTTACTTACAAAGTAGCCAGCAGCCTGACATGGAGTGCGGTAACCATGGGTCTTGTCGGGCTGATGGTGCGCTGGTATGAGTCATATCTGATTAGCCCGGATGTGGGTCACATCCCTATCAGCAACCTGTATGAAGTGTTTATTCTGTTTTCCATTATTACGTCCCTGCTTTACCTGTTTTACGAAAAATATTATCAAAACAGGCAGATGGGAGCCTTTGTACTTCTGGTTATCAGTGCGGCGGTAGGATTTTTGCTGTGGTATACGTTTGGGCGCCAAGCTTACGAAATTCAACCTTTAGTGCCAGCACTGCAGTCATACTGGATGAAGCTTCATGTGCCGGCTAATTTCATCGGTTATGGCTCTTTTGCACTGGCTGCCATGATTGGGGTGGCGTATATTTTTGTGTCAAAAGGAATGCTTGTCAGTCGTTTGCCAAGTCTGGATGTGCTGGATGATGTGATGTACAAAGCGATTACCATCGGCTTTGCATTCTTCACGATTGCAACTGTTTTAGGGGCAATGTGGGCAGCGGAAGCATGGGGCGGGTATTGGTCCTGGGATCCTAAAGAAACTTGGGCGCTGATCGTCTGGTTGAATTATGCAGCATGGTTGCATATACGTCTGGTAAAAGGTTTGCGTGGTCCGATGCTGGCATGGTGGGCGATTGTTGGCTTGCTGGTAACAGCTTTTGCATTCCTGGGTGTGAATATGTTTTTGTCAGGTCTGCATTCCTACGGGACGTTGTAA
- a CDS encoding cytochrome c biogenesis protein ResB — translation MRFAISLLTVLAIASIIGTVLKQNEPYPNYVIEFGQFWFPLFKTMGLYDVYHTSWFLAILVFLVISTSLCIYRNTPLMLREMRSFREHAQENSLRHFSHQAEYEATISQEKLLPRLTDYLTKRGYRLKVNDTESGVMVAAKAGSYHRVGYILTHSAIVIICIGGLLDGNVPLKLQEALGFKKIETRDIPESQVSTESRLSPSNLSFRGNVTIPEGMSADVVFLNVGEGYLVQDLPFNVALKKFHIEHYTTGQPKSFASDLVVTDKETGESIQHTITVNHPLIYKGVAIYQASFGDGGTHFTLNGWNLLSPLDKSFPVDGKVNGSTKLTSGQNQYTIEFTEFRPFNIENTGAGVVEEVKKSETLAQSAMSVFGTNAAGKQDKGLHNVGPSFQYKVRDAQGQATEYSNYMLPILLENRWYLLSGIRSNPGEPLRYVRFPMDDGGSIEGFMRLRAALFDKAMYPEIAKRFAKDALQGEAVSETLRSKLIESTERVLEMFGTHGYDALAKFIQQAVPKAEQEKAAQTYLKILEGAVFDAYQLTRERAGQSPAKMDANSLQFVRDSLNTISDLFFYGAPVYLQLVQYDEVKATGLQLTRSPGKNIVYGGSALLILGVFAMFYIRERRIWLLLKPQDGKLLFAMSGNRKTLDFEKEFNLHKQDVAALLKE, via the coding sequence ATGCGTTTTGCTATCAGCTTGCTAACAGTGCTTGCTATTGCTTCCATTATTGGCACGGTTCTGAAACAGAACGAGCCATACCCAAATTACGTGATTGAGTTTGGCCAGTTTTGGTTTCCTCTTTTCAAAACAATGGGCTTGTACGATGTTTATCATACGAGTTGGTTTTTGGCTATTTTGGTCTTTTTGGTAATCTCAACCAGTTTGTGCATATATCGAAATACTCCATTGATGTTGAGGGAAATGCGAAGTTTCCGTGAGCATGCTCAAGAGAACTCCCTCCGGCATTTTTCCCATCAGGCAGAATATGAAGCAACGATTTCTCAAGAAAAGTTATTACCGCGTTTAACCGATTATTTAACAAAACGTGGTTACCGGCTTAAAGTGAATGATACTGAATCCGGCGTAATGGTGGCGGCTAAAGCTGGTAGCTATCATCGCGTGGGTTATATATTGACCCATTCTGCAATCGTTATTATTTGTATTGGCGGTTTGCTGGATGGAAATGTGCCGCTGAAGCTCCAGGAAGCGTTGGGGTTCAAGAAAATTGAAACACGAGATATACCAGAGAGCCAGGTATCGACAGAAAGTCGGCTTTCTCCAAGTAACTTGTCTTTTCGAGGAAATGTAACTATTCCTGAAGGAATGAGCGCGGATGTCGTGTTTTTGAATGTAGGTGAAGGCTATTTAGTTCAGGATTTGCCATTTAATGTGGCTTTGAAGAAATTTCATATCGAACATTATACAACCGGACAACCTAAATCATTTGCCAGTGATCTCGTGGTGACAGATAAAGAGACGGGTGAGTCAATTCAGCACACTATTACCGTCAATCACCCTTTAATTTATAAAGGCGTTGCCATTTATCAGGCGAGCTTTGGTGATGGCGGAACGCATTTCACTTTGAATGGGTGGAACCTGTTATCTCCACTGGATAAGTCCTTCCCGGTAGATGGCAAAGTAAATGGATCAACGAAGTTAACGAGTGGTCAGAATCAATATACGATCGAATTCACTGAATTCCGACCATTTAATATTGAAAATACAGGGGCAGGTGTTGTTGAGGAAGTGAAGAAGTCTGAAACTCTTGCGCAAAGTGCGATGAGCGTTTTTGGTACAAATGCTGCTGGAAAACAAGATAAAGGGCTACATAACGTAGGCCCAAGTTTCCAGTATAAAGTACGGGATGCACAAGGCCAGGCAACGGAATATAGTAACTATATGTTGCCGATTCTGCTGGAAAATCGCTGGTATTTATTGAGTGGCATACGCAGCAACCCAGGCGAACCACTTCGTTATGTACGTTTTCCTATGGATGATGGGGGAAGTATTGAGGGCTTTATGCGTTTGCGCGCAGCGCTTTTTGACAAGGCGATGTACCCGGAAATTGCAAAACGTTTTGCTAAAGATGCGCTTCAAGGTGAGGCAGTCAGCGAAACGTTACGTTCTAAGCTAATTGAAAGCACAGAGCGCGTACTGGAAATGTTCGGTACCCATGGATATGATGCCCTTGCAAAATTTATCCAGCAGGCAGTTCCTAAAGCTGAGCAGGAGAAAGCCGCCCAGACTTATCTGAAAATTCTGGAAGGCGCCGTGTTTGACGCGTATCAGTTAACGCGAGAGCGGGCAGGTCAGAGCCCAGCAAAAATGGACGCAAACAGTCTGCAGTTTGTGCGGGATAGCTTGAATACAATCAGTGACCTTTTCTTTTATGGCGCGCCAGTTTACCTGCAACTTGTGCAATATGACGAGGTGAAAGCAACTGGCTTGCAGTTGACGCGTTCACCCGGCAAGAATATCGTATATGGTGGTTCGGCTCTTTTGATTTTAGGTGTGTTTGCCATGTTTTATATTCGGGAGCGCAGAATTTGGTTGTTGCTTAAACCTCAGGATGGGAAGTTGTTATTTGCCATGTCTGGTAACAGAAAGACGCTTGATTTTGAAAAAGAGTTTAATCTTCATAAACAAGATGTTGCGGCATTATTGAAGGAATAA
- a CDS encoding c-type cytochrome, which produces MKGIMAMFAVAGLLVTASASAETATKADPAKAQQIVTQVCAACHGADGNSTSGANPKLAGQHAEYITKQLHDFKSGDRKSAVMSGMVAALTPEDMLNLGAYFSEKTIKPGAAKDQELVAQGQKIFKGGNAASGVPACAACHGPAGAGIPVQFPRLGSQHAEYVLTQLKLFRSGERANDGAKMMRVIAAKMTDQEMKAAAEYISGLH; this is translated from the coding sequence ATGAAAGGAATCATGGCGATGTTTGCAGTGGCCGGATTGTTAGTTACCGCTTCAGCGAGCGCTGAAACTGCCACAAAGGCCGATCCTGCTAAGGCGCAGCAAATCGTGACTCAAGTCTGTGCTGCTTGCCATGGCGCAGACGGTAATAGCACCAGCGGCGCAAACCCCAAGTTGGCTGGTCAGCATGCTGAGTATATTACCAAGCAGCTTCATGATTTCAAATCTGGCGATCGCAAGAGTGCCGTTATGTCAGGGATGGTTGCTGCTTTAACTCCTGAAGATATGCTCAATTTAGGTGCGTATTTTAGCGAAAAGACGATCAAGCCGGGTGCAGCCAAAGATCAGGAATTGGTAGCGCAAGGTCAAAAGATATTTAAAGGTGGTAATGCGGCTAGTGGCGTACCTGCTTGTGCAGCTTGCCATGGCCCTGCAGGCGCAGGCATTCCAGTGCAGTTTCCGCGTTTGGGTAGTCAACATGCAGAGTATGTGCTCACTCAGCTTAAGCTCTTCAGAAGTGGCGAACGTGCAAACGATGGCGCTAAAATGATGCGTGTTATAGCTGCTAAAATGACAGATCAGGAAATGAAAGCTGCTGCTGAATATATTTCAGGTTTGCATTAA
- the yihA gene encoding ribosome biogenesis GTP-binding protein YihA/YsxC: MPLFQNATFLVTVNHLRDLPPHTGLEVAFAGRSNAGKSSAINTLANRNRLAYVSKTPGRTQHINYFTLGNDRYLVDLPGYGYAKVPPTIRQHWEKLLSTYLQVRPQLCGLVMIMDIRHPFTPLDQKMLEWFLPTGKPVHILMTKSDKFSRQESSKALFEAKAVLAKSYPNCTIQLFSSLKRLGIEEAENAINSWLSKPSLSESVAAEQENKE, encoded by the coding sequence ATGCCTTTATTTCAGAACGCAACCTTTCTTGTTACCGTTAATCATTTGCGTGACCTGCCTCCTCACACCGGCCTGGAAGTAGCGTTTGCCGGGCGGTCCAATGCGGGAAAATCCAGCGCAATTAACACACTTGCTAATCGCAACAGGCTTGCTTACGTCAGCAAAACACCTGGCCGAACCCAGCATATCAATTATTTTACATTGGGAAATGACCGTTATTTGGTCGATCTTCCAGGCTATGGTTACGCCAAAGTACCGCCGACCATTCGACAGCACTGGGAAAAATTGCTGAGCACCTATCTGCAAGTGCGGCCGCAATTATGCGGACTAGTCATGATTATGGATATTCGCCATCCATTTACACCGCTTGACCAAAAAATGCTGGAGTGGTTTTTGCCTACTGGTAAACCCGTCCACATATTAATGACTAAATCGGACAAGTTTTCCAGGCAGGAGTCCAGCAAAGCTTTGTTTGAAGCAAAGGCAGTCCTGGCTAAATCTTATCCCAACTGCACCATTCAGCTTTTTTCCAGCTTGAAACGACTCGGCATTGAAGAGGCGGAAAACGCCATTAACAGCTGGCTAAGCAAACCAAGCTTGTCCGAAAGCGTCGCTGCCGAACAAGAAAACAAAGAATAA
- the hemB gene encoding porphobilinogen synthase, with amino-acid sequence MQNSSPFPQKRMRRMRRDDFSRRMMREHQLSSDDLIYPVFLLEGSNKTEAVSSMPGVIRQTLDKLFYQAEQCVKLGIPAMALFPVIDASLKSLDAKEAFNPDGLVPRAVASLKQRFPELGLITDIALDPYTSHGQDGLIDETGYVLNDETVAVLAKQAIVHAEAGADIVAPSDMMDGRIAAVRAALDSTGKIHTRILAYSAKYASSFYGPFRDAVGSAANLGSGNKHTYQMDPANSNEALWEAGLDIEEGADMIMVKPGMPYLDIVRRIKDEYKVPTFVYQVSGEYAMLKAAAINGWLNEKASVLESLLSFKRAGADGILTYYALNVANWLAEGKS; translated from the coding sequence ATGCAAAATTCCAGCCCTTTCCCTCAAAAGCGTATGCGTCGCATGCGTCGAGATGACTTTTCTCGTCGCATGATGCGCGAACATCAATTATCTTCGGACGATCTGATTTACCCAGTGTTTCTTCTGGAAGGCTCAAACAAAACAGAAGCCGTTTCCTCCATGCCTGGCGTTATCCGGCAAACCCTTGATAAATTATTTTATCAGGCCGAGCAATGCGTCAAGCTGGGCATCCCTGCTATGGCGCTATTTCCCGTTATCGATGCTTCTTTGAAAAGCCTGGATGCCAAAGAGGCATTTAATCCTGACGGACTGGTGCCCCGCGCGGTTGCTTCATTAAAACAACGCTTTCCGGAACTTGGGCTCATCACCGACATTGCCTTGGATCCGTATACCAGCCACGGCCAGGATGGGCTTATCGATGAAACGGGCTATGTCTTGAACGATGAGACCGTTGCGGTACTGGCAAAACAAGCTATTGTCCATGCTGAAGCCGGTGCAGACATCGTCGCACCGTCTGACATGATGGATGGTCGCATTGCCGCTGTTCGTGCTGCGCTGGATAGCACGGGTAAAATCCATACCCGAATTTTGGCTTATTCTGCCAAGTACGCGTCGAGTTTTTATGGGCCGTTCCGAGATGCCGTGGGTTCAGCGGCCAATCTGGGCAGTGGCAATAAGCACACTTACCAAATGGATCCCGCAAATTCAAATGAAGCCCTCTGGGAGGCAGGGCTGGACATTGAGGAAGGTGCGGATATGATCATGGTGAAACCAGGCATGCCATACCTGGATATCGTGAGAAGAATTAAGGACGAATACAAAGTCCCTACCTTTGTGTATCAGGTAAGCGGCGAATATGCCATGCTCAAAGCAGCTGCCATTAATGGGTGGCTTAATGAAAAGGCGAGTGTGCTTGAATCCCTGTTATCTTTCAAGCGCGCTGGGGCTGATGGCATCCTGACATACTATGCTTTGAATGTTGCCAATTGGCTGGCTGAAGGAAAAAGTTAA
- a CDS encoding flagellar brake protein has product MQSYAHSQTADAVDVTPELSRFQVHSKAEVIFILQSIMHKNEIVTAYFNHGSVFILTSILQIDKVQNTVILDYGVNEELNRKLMDSMKIIFVTTHDKVKVQFSANQVSKVTYQDRNAFSIKLPDTLLKLQRREYYRLITPIINPVRCIVLESDGHRIDTSIVDISLGGVGLSNWPAELSPEIGAVYLGCKIALPEIGAVTCTIEVMSVLDITLRSGAKSKRYGCQFIDMPASMQALIQRYIIKQERELRAKLGES; this is encoded by the coding sequence ATGCAAAGTTATGCCCATAGCCAGACAGCGGATGCTGTCGATGTGACTCCGGAATTAAGTCGTTTTCAAGTGCATTCGAAGGCGGAGGTGATTTTTATCCTTCAGTCTATTATGCATAAAAATGAAATAGTTACTGCATATTTTAATCATGGTAGTGTTTTCATTCTGACCAGTATTCTGCAAATTGATAAAGTACAAAATACCGTTATTTTGGATTACGGGGTAAATGAAGAATTGAATCGTAAGCTGATGGATAGTATGAAAATTATTTTTGTCACAACCCATGACAAAGTAAAAGTACAGTTTAGTGCTAACCAGGTCAGTAAAGTAACTTACCAGGACCGTAACGCTTTTAGCATAAAGCTGCCGGACACTTTGCTGAAATTGCAACGACGCGAATATTATCGATTGATCACACCCATTATCAATCCTGTGCGATGTATTGTCCTGGAATCGGATGGCCATAGAATTGATACATCTATAGTGGATATCAGTTTGGGGGGGGTGGGTCTTTCAAATTGGCCTGCGGAACTGAGCCCAGAGATTGGAGCGGTATATCTGGGGTGCAAGATAGCGTTACCTGAGATTGGTGCGGTGACATGTACTATTGAAGTGATGTCCGTGCTGGACATCACCCTTCGGTCAGGCGCCAAATCAAAGCGCTATGGCTGTCAATTTATTGATATGCCTGCGAGCATGCAAGCATTGATTCAGCGCTATATCATTAAACAGGAGCGAGAACTCAGGGCTAAGCTCGGGGAAAGTTAA
- a CDS encoding N-acyl amino acid synthase FeeM domain-containing protein, with translation MVIDQRDADNWQNTIVSFEPEHRLRDLCISEPDQPNTHEVAVQQQKFKIRLATNEDRRDSASLLIEKMYSWRGYATGATSNEEPNRVTLVASANEHILATLTLGYDSPMGLMVDDMYKTEVDSLRNSGRVVCELTKLAVDQNVRSKDVLASLFHIAYIYGKKIHNGTDFVIEVNPRHALFYKKMLGFEDFGEEKTCPRVNAPAILLRLDLDHATRKIAELGGKKNLAKGEKSYYPYFFTPEDELGITLRLRRETP, from the coding sequence ATGGTTATAGATCAACGCGACGCAGATAATTGGCAAAACACCATTGTTTCATTCGAGCCCGAACATCGATTGAGAGATTTATGCATTTCTGAGCCTGACCAACCCAATACACATGAGGTTGCGGTTCAGCAGCAGAAATTTAAAATCCGGTTGGCTACCAATGAAGACCGCCGGGATTCTGCAAGCCTGTTAATTGAAAAAATGTATTCTTGGCGCGGCTATGCAACTGGCGCGACAAGCAACGAAGAACCCAACCGGGTTACGCTGGTGGCTTCTGCCAATGAACATATTCTGGCTACGTTAACCTTGGGCTACGATTCACCAATGGGGTTAATGGTCGATGACATGTACAAAACAGAAGTTGACAGCCTCCGCAATTCTGGACGCGTTGTTTGTGAACTGACCAAATTAGCTGTTGATCAGAATGTTCGCTCCAAAGATGTGCTGGCTTCCCTATTCCACATTGCTTATATATATGGAAAAAAAATTCATAACGGCACGGATTTTGTCATTGAAGTAAACCCAAGGCATGCTCTATTCTATAAAAAAATGCTTGGTTTCGAAGATTTTGGTGAAGAAAAAACATGCCCGCGCGTCAACGCGCCAGCTATCTTGCTTAGACTGGATCTCGACCATGCTACGCGTAAAATTGCAGAACTGGGTGGGAAAAAGAACTTGGCAAAAGGTGAAAAATCATATTACCCATATTTCTTTACACCCGAAGATGAACTGGGGATTACGCTGCGACTTCGCCGGGAGACCCCGTGA